Proteins from a genomic interval of Arachis hypogaea cultivar Tifrunner chromosome 10, arahy.Tifrunner.gnm2.J5K5, whole genome shotgun sequence:
- the LOC112715472 gene encoding transcription factor bHLH153 isoform X1 has translation MTLWPFSKEFFHVWFELNAWLLHFFFGCSMLPYSTLYSIMTMGATLIFWREEGVDVRKMMGHKRSPCSVDQSSYTSIESKRQKANDLSITTKERKEKLSERIVALQQLVSPYGKTDTSSVLEEAMQYIRFLHKQVKLLSAPYLESSAATKDPGLEPCSLRSRGLCLVPVSLTIGVAESNGADIWAPIKTTTSPPKFEKEAAQFQS, from the exons ATGACCCTTTGGCCCTTTTCAAAAGAGTTTTTTCATGTGTGGTTTGAATTGAATGCATGGCTGCTTCATTTTTTCTTTGGCTGTTCTATGTTGCCTTATAGTACTCTCTATAGCATCATGACAATGGGGGCCACTTTGATTTTTTGG AGAGAAGAGGGGGTAGATGTTAGAAAGATGATGGGACACAAAAGGAGCCCATGTTCTGTTGACCAAAGCAGTTATACTTCTATTGAATCTAAAAGGCAAAAGGCGAATGATTTATCAATCACCACAAag GAGAGGAAGGAGAAGCTTAGTGAACGAATTGTTGCATTGCAGCAGCTTGTTTCACCATATGGCAAG ACAGATACATCTTCTGTCTTAGAGGAAGCAATGCAATACATACGTTTCCTTCATAAACAAGTTAAG CTTCTTAGTGCCCCGTACCTCGAGAGTTCGGCGGCAACCAAGGATCCG GGTCTGGAGCCATGCAGCCTGAGGAGCAGAGGGTTATGTCTTGTTCCTGTCTCACTAACAATTGGAGTTGCTGAGAGCAATGGTGCAGATATCTGGGCTCCCATCAAGACCACCACCTCGCCGCCGAAATTTGAGAAGGAGGCCGCCCAATTTCAGTCATAA
- the LOC112715472 gene encoding transcription factor bHLH153 isoform X4 — translation MIASSFCNADSMFPREEGVDVRKMMGHKRSPCSVDQSSYTSIESKRQKANDLSITTKERKEKLSERIVALQQLVSPYGKTDTSSVLEEAMQYIRFLHKQLLSAPYLESSAATKDPGLEPCSLRSRGLCLVPVSLTIGVAESNGADIWAPIKTTTSPPKFEKEAAQFQS, via the exons ATGATAGCCAGCTCCTTCTGCAATGCTGATTCTATGTTTCCA AGAGAAGAGGGGGTAGATGTTAGAAAGATGATGGGACACAAAAGGAGCCCATGTTCTGTTGACCAAAGCAGTTATACTTCTATTGAATCTAAAAGGCAAAAGGCGAATGATTTATCAATCACCACAAag GAGAGGAAGGAGAAGCTTAGTGAACGAATTGTTGCATTGCAGCAGCTTGTTTCACCATATGGCAAG ACAGATACATCTTCTGTCTTAGAGGAAGCAATGCAATACATACGTTTCCTTCATAAACAA CTTCTTAGTGCCCCGTACCTCGAGAGTTCGGCGGCAACCAAGGATCCG GGTCTGGAGCCATGCAGCCTGAGGAGCAGAGGGTTATGTCTTGTTCCTGTCTCACTAACAATTGGAGTTGCTGAGAGCAATGGTGCAGATATCTGGGCTCCCATCAAGACCACCACCTCGCCGCCGAAATTTGAGAAGGAGGCCGCCCAATTTCAGTCATAA
- the LOC112715472 gene encoding transcription factor bHLH153 isoform X3, producing MIASSFCNADSMFPREEGVDVRKMMGHKRSPCSVDQSSYTSIESKRQKANDLSITTKERKEKLSERIVALQQLVSPYGKTDTSSVLEEAMQYIRFLHKQVKLLSAPYLESSAATKDPGLEPCSLRSRGLCLVPVSLTIGVAESNGADIWAPIKTTTSPPKFEKEAAQFQS from the exons ATGATAGCCAGCTCCTTCTGCAATGCTGATTCTATGTTTCCA AGAGAAGAGGGGGTAGATGTTAGAAAGATGATGGGACACAAAAGGAGCCCATGTTCTGTTGACCAAAGCAGTTATACTTCTATTGAATCTAAAAGGCAAAAGGCGAATGATTTATCAATCACCACAAag GAGAGGAAGGAGAAGCTTAGTGAACGAATTGTTGCATTGCAGCAGCTTGTTTCACCATATGGCAAG ACAGATACATCTTCTGTCTTAGAGGAAGCAATGCAATACATACGTTTCCTTCATAAACAAGTTAAG CTTCTTAGTGCCCCGTACCTCGAGAGTTCGGCGGCAACCAAGGATCCG GGTCTGGAGCCATGCAGCCTGAGGAGCAGAGGGTTATGTCTTGTTCCTGTCTCACTAACAATTGGAGTTGCTGAGAGCAATGGTGCAGATATCTGGGCTCCCATCAAGACCACCACCTCGCCGCCGAAATTTGAGAAGGAGGCCGCCCAATTTCAGTCATAA
- the LOC112717456 gene encoding uncharacterized protein, whose product MVGESFPKPFMMEEELNRDRLVIVTGKQGNVAPPCVTFIEEGRKALAQSYLDSIVGKMLGKYVSYMTIVHRLKFIWKLRGGYEIFDVGYGYFFVKRDLKEDRDRVLLVWIRIAGLNIMYFTERSMRKIASVIGNPIKVDVVTKEAERGKYARACVQIDLGLPVISDVIVDGHIYSIKYESLNLWCTTCKCYGHVYNDYTRKDGRA is encoded by the exons ATGGTGGGAGAATCTTTTCCGAAGCCTTTTATGATGGAGGAAGAGTTGAATAGGGATAGGCTTGTGATTGTAACCGGAAAACAGGGGAACGTGGCTCCACCTTGTGTCACCTTCATAGAGGAGGGTAGGAAGGCTCTCGCTCAATCCTACTTGGACTCTATAGTGGGAAAGATGCTTGGAAAATATGTTAGCTACATGACGATAGTGCACCGCCTTAAATTCATTTGGAAGTTGCGAGGGGGATACGAGATCTTTGATGTTGGATATGGATATTTTTTTGTGAAGCGTGATCTGAAAGAAGATAGAGACAGGGTGTTACTGG TCTGGATTCGCATTGCGGGTCTCAATATCATGTACTTTACAGAGAGATCCATGCGAAAAATTGCATCAGTCATTGGCAACCCCATCAAAGTGGACGTTGTAACCAAGGAAGCAGAAAGAGGGAAATATGCAAGAGCATGTGTCCAGATAGATCTAGGATTGCCGGTGATTTCTGATGTTATAGTGGATGGACACATATACTCGATTAAATATGAGAGTCTGAATCTTTGGTGCACTACTTGTAAATGTTATGGACATGTTTATAATGACTATACTAGGAAAGACGGAAGAGCCTGA
- the LOC112715472 gene encoding transcription factor bHLH153 isoform X2: MTLWPFSKEFFHVWFELNAWLLHFFFGCSMLPYSTLYSIMTMGATLIFWREEGVDVRKMMGHKRSPCSVDQSSYTSIESKRQKANDLSITTKERKEKLSERIVALQQLVSPYGKTDTSSVLEEAMQYIRFLHKQLLSAPYLESSAATKDPGLEPCSLRSRGLCLVPVSLTIGVAESNGADIWAPIKTTTSPPKFEKEAAQFQS; the protein is encoded by the exons ATGACCCTTTGGCCCTTTTCAAAAGAGTTTTTTCATGTGTGGTTTGAATTGAATGCATGGCTGCTTCATTTTTTCTTTGGCTGTTCTATGTTGCCTTATAGTACTCTCTATAGCATCATGACAATGGGGGCCACTTTGATTTTTTGG AGAGAAGAGGGGGTAGATGTTAGAAAGATGATGGGACACAAAAGGAGCCCATGTTCTGTTGACCAAAGCAGTTATACTTCTATTGAATCTAAAAGGCAAAAGGCGAATGATTTATCAATCACCACAAag GAGAGGAAGGAGAAGCTTAGTGAACGAATTGTTGCATTGCAGCAGCTTGTTTCACCATATGGCAAG ACAGATACATCTTCTGTCTTAGAGGAAGCAATGCAATACATACGTTTCCTTCATAAACAA CTTCTTAGTGCCCCGTACCTCGAGAGTTCGGCGGCAACCAAGGATCCG GGTCTGGAGCCATGCAGCCTGAGGAGCAGAGGGTTATGTCTTGTTCCTGTCTCACTAACAATTGGAGTTGCTGAGAGCAATGGTGCAGATATCTGGGCTCCCATCAAGACCACCACCTCGCCGCCGAAATTTGAGAAGGAGGCCGCCCAATTTCAGTCATAA